The Trachemys scripta elegans isolate TJP31775 chromosome 6, CAS_Tse_1.0, whole genome shotgun sequence genome includes a window with the following:
- the DNAJC21 gene encoding dnaJ homolog subfamily C member 21 codes for MRCRRRDRLASPSRGAEPAPRVPRAAMKCHYEVLGLARDASDEELKRAYRRLALRWHPDKNLENADEAAEQFKLIQAAYDVLSDPQERAWYDNHREALLKGGVDGEYQDDSLDLLRYFTVNCYSGYGDDEEGFFAVYRQVFENIAKEEMEYISQEDIEEFPTFGYSQSDYDKVVHPFYAYWQSFCTQKNFAWKEEYDTRQASNRWEKRAMEKENKKTRDKARKERNELVRQLVAFIRKRDKRVQAHRKLIEEQNAEKARKAEELRRQQKLKQAKLGEQYKEQSWIAMSDLERELQQMEAQYEKEFGDGSDEEEEREEQEPREGIDDKLSDEAEGIEFYDDLYCPACDKSLKTEKAMKNHEKSKKHREMVALLRQQLEVEEEEFSVSTDDKNEVNAREDEEMEETPKQKLSKKKKKKHKTMTTYEDSFNNKTTDDATVEQKEADSADREDSITEELENVGQRNIASEKTSAAETVDEVNEPKSEAKSIPKPKGKRTKDTKKSVKVTSELQDKNEDIPIHCITCNCEFQSRNKLFEHLKATGHAKAMQAPAVNGAGNSRSKKEKRKNR; via the exons ATGCGCTGCCGGCGGCGAGACCGGCTGGCGTCCCCCTCGCGCGGAGCCGAGCCGGCTCCTCGGGTTCCGCGCGCCGCGATGAAGTGTCACTACGAGGTGCTGGGGCTGGCGCGCGACGCCTCTGACGAGGAGCTGAAGCGGGCGTACCGGAGACTGGCGCTGCGCTGGCACCCAG ACAAAAATCTAGAAAATGCTGATGAAGCAGCAGAACAGTTCAAATTAATCCAAGCAGCATATGATGTACTGAGTGATCCTCAAGAAAGAGCTTG GTATGATAACCACAGGGAAGCTCTGCTGAAAGGAGGGGTTGATGGAGAGTATCAAGATGATAGTTTGGATCTGCTGCGCTACTTCACTGTTAACTGTTACTCTGGATATGGTGATGATGAAGAG GGGTTCTTTGCAGTCTATCGTcaagtttttgaaaatattgcaaAGGAAGAGATGGAATATATATCTCAGGAAGATATTGAAGAATTCCCTACTTTTGGATACTCTCAGAGTGATTATGATAAG GTAGTCCATCCTTTTTATGCTTACTGGCAGAGTTTCTGTACTCAAAAGAACTTTGCTTGGAAAGAGGAGTATGACACACGGCAGGCATCAAACCGTTGGGAGAAACGAGCTATGgagaaagagaacaagaaaaCTAGAGACAAAGCAAGAAAGGAGAGGAATGAACTGGTTCGTCAGCTAGTGGCTTTTATTCGTAAAAGAGATAAGAGAGTACAGGCACACAGAAAACTCATAGAAGAACAGAATGCAGAAAAAGCTAGGAAAGCAGAGGAGCTCCGGAGACAGCAAAAACTCAAACAAGCTAA GCTTGGTGAGCAATATAAAGAGCAGAGCTGGATAGCTATGTCTGATCTAGAGAGAGAATTGCAGCAGATGGAAGCACAGTATGAAAAGGAATTTGGAGATGGAtctgatgaggaggaggaaagagaggaaCAGGAGCCAAGAGAAGGAATAGATG ATAAACTGAGTGATGAAGCTGAAGGCATTGAATTTTATGATGACTTGTACTGCCCTGCTTGTGACAAATCCTTAAAGACCGAGAAAGC AATGAAGAACCATGAAAAGTCAAAGAAGCACCGAGAGATGGTAGCGCTGTTACGGCAACAgctggaggtggaggaggaggaattttCTGTATCTACAGATGACAAAAATGAAGTGAATGCCAGAGAAGATGAAGAAATGGAAGAAACACCCAAACAGAA ACTctccaagaagaagaaaaagaaacataaaacGATGACG ACGTATGAAGACTCTTTCAACAACAAAACTACAGATGACGCTACAGTTGAACAAAAAGAAGCGGACAGTGCAGACCGGGAGGACAGCATAACAGAagaattggaaaatgttggccaaaGAAATATTGCTTCTGAAAAAACAAGTGCTGCAGAAACTGTAGATGAAGTTAATGAACCAAAAAGTGAAGCAAAAAG CATCCCTAAGCCTAAAGGAAAGAGAACCAAGGATACAAAAAAATCTGTAAAGGTAACTTCAGAGCTTCAAGATAAG AATGAAGATATTCCTATCCACTGTATAACCTGCAATTGTGAATTTCAGTCCCGGAATAAACTGTTTGAACACTTAAAGGCCACAGGCCATGCAAAAGCAATGCAAGCACCAGCTGTAAATGGTGCTGGGAATAGCAGAAGCAAAAAAGAGAAACGTAAAAACAGATAG